In a single window of the Drosophila albomicans strain 15112-1751.03 chromosome 3, ASM965048v2, whole genome shotgun sequence genome:
- the LOC117567418 gene encoding uncharacterized protein LOC117567418 isoform X2 has product MEQYIAIEDMEMKPVYSDLQVVQVPHDEVGSLVLQDDQQLVFNDQQQVVYQTAAPAQYQQPQPTATASHYITLGADLQQQQQQQQQQQQQQEVQQQQQQQQQVVMHHQHQQVHYQQQQQQEVQQQQQLHLEQQQQQYVQQQQQQQPAIQHTQQIYYTSDQVLQSNTIVQHASMQQLQQQQQQKKQQQQVLQQQQQQYQQQQQQHPAYQQQSTSLVQAAPQQQPQLLQSPQHQQQTLQLQTSPAQQQQQQPQHQQIVYRMTTTQQQQRQIMLNNTHVIVQQPTGPPVLIQAPQHQELMLRQATAIPQQGINIHSYNNRLVYTTSPQQQQQQQQHVLHNVQQQQQQQLQLQAQTAHLVQTRVVPQQTNNVVFQQVQMQKTPLQQQQQQQQQQQQQQQQQQQAVQQPQLVATTAQLVRTPFRGKSPRGGAVIARHPAGTVIATRPAAPATVRHVRPRGGGVPTVAGSIVRSMRPQGVRPARAQLVLQTSTAGDGQTMQIVTQTTKQITITNLGQPTAPGQQMQPRQVYRHVITDAAGNPQQQPQQQQQQHPPMVLMRQPLRYRPAVPTQTVVAPSPSTSGGLVGDLEERIQAAVVKKEQQQKPAGTVAVATTGGIPMQLATANHGNSTTLTTYYQPSSAANSSSEEEQQHQQQQQHPQQQQQPVVRTAGGASMSVAEFKKRQTLTSSPAPNATQNTAGLTQMRQQTPGTLVRTMVPKQQQQQQQQPQPVQQQQQPNPAAAPRLLPQPPPQQQRVHAAAQAATATPPQSSSVQQTSHNNYEIHSQHVLNNRAGQPIADRDRNSAKMLVILASGEQRLITFTLPRESCTVQDLLEQVCVPFDNTTTIQCVEHRGANVDFVVTVGFSVNESASELISRAEESLQMNRQQENAAAAAAAAAAAAAAASANTTATPTTYAQQQQQQQQQQQQPTNAAEQLKREANIASSATATQNDGPKLIDGYYAVCQLCGFTGMDHAKCERCKRVFQEPPKRKSYVTKSNTNAAGMGSVGVASTSTASPGGELVTTAADKKRELARLKQAAAAAAAAAGGSVTFAPGTGNVRGRGMAAIRGGRTRSGRRVAEVDPVVLLSSEDEAEQDDGNADGSAASNSKRSTNGNTNQLFACEPMLPDVDEEALYKDFVRGDVTDQTDAAQGEAFTTELNCKCLRLFPYRFEVTEPVKFTSKGVRIAGILPDKDAKFVLNIYKREVIKVIAHFASSEQAQPLVTLYMLKRCAQYVKTQLQLPDDTGNEQLTFKGNGSLHERRLLFVFDSINFSARETIKSMFNFVDEISTSDAAEIFERIADSDRKELEKTKQMPPRQLRPDEQISLLMYPPKGTGGLCIRMEDYVCLTKESYLNDIIIDFYLLWLRNTLIPEALRERTHIFSTFFYKRLTTLTRPTDMKQTAAQKRHARVQKWTKLVDIFDKDFIIVPINEQSHWFLAIICFPCLKGPVTYDTNQPVEPQQLKRPRGKKVPMQIGNTTITPLAKRDSVTLPTMPSEICRIADDESERDEAEGDESDMASEDSENSNPPISKDGTAASATTPSPAPTPQTSAGPARVTNDDVPAVKQPLILIFDSLAGASRSRVVATLRDYLTCEYKVKKPDAQAHIFNKDNMPGHCVKVPQQNNFTDCGLYLLQYVEQFFKEPIKDYRLPIKQLTNWFDYLTVTKKREDIAQLIQQLMDESNGNQRLILPVIEFPTLNGQLVEYPEETESAEFEEEEGHDDEEHASDAHDDSGNTEMEVDPTAEELQTAKAAAQSSTAATVTTSTTTTTVLPGTTTARRFVLKRRLQNGAVGSPSGANGADNNTGNQMVPQLINSPALSVGASNNSSNAVSSPSNLLTNRMAGVGSGSLKIRKIEP; this is encoded by the exons ATGGAACAATATATTGCCATTGAGGACATGGAGATGAAGCCCGTTTATTCGGATCTGCAGGTGGTGCAAGTACCACACGACGAAGTAGGT TCCTTGGTGCTGCAAGATGATCAGCAACTAGTGTTCAACGATCAGCAGCAAGTGGTTTATCAAACAGCGGCACCAGCGCAGTATCAGCAACCACAGCCAACGGCAACCGCAAGTCATTACATTACCCTTGGTGCTGatctgcaacagcagcagcaacaacaacaacaacagcagcagcagcaggaagtgcaacaacagcagcagcaacagcagcaagttgtcatgcatcatcagcatcagcaagttcattatcagcagcagcagcaacaagaagttcaacagcaacaacagttgcatctagagcagcagcagcaacaatatgtgcaacagcagcaacaacaacaacccgcCATTCAACATACTCAACAAATCTATTACACATCTGATCAGGTGTTACAATCGAATACAATTGTGCAACACGCCTCcatgcagcaactgcaacagcagcagcagcaaaagaaacaacagcaacaagtgctgcagcagcaacagcagcaataccaacaacagcagcaacaacatcccGCCTATCAGCAACAAAGCACGTCTCTGGTGCAAGCAGcaccgcaacaacaaccgcaacttCTGCAGAGtccacagcatcagcagcaaacgttgcagttgcaaacGTCAcctgcccagcagcagcaacagcagccacaacatcAGCAGATTGTCTACCGCATGACGAccacgcaacaacaacagcggcagatA ATGCTAAACAACACACATGTGATAGTTCAACAGCCAACTGGACCTCCGGTATTGATACAAGCACCACAGCACCAGGAATTGATGTTGCGACAGGCAACAGCGATACCGCAGCAAGGCATCAACATACATTCGTACAACAATCGGTTGGTGTATACAACatcgccacagcagcagcaacaacagcagcagcacgtgCTGCATAacgtgcaacaacagcagcagcaacagttgcaacttcAAGCACAAACCGCACACTTGGTGCAAACGCGTGTTGTGCCACAGCAAACGAATAACGTCGTCTTTCAGCAAGTGCAGATGCAAAAGACGCctctgcaacaacagcaacaacaacagcagcaacaacaacaacaacagcagcagcaacaacaagctgtGCAACAGCCACAATTAGTGGCAACTACCGCTCAATTGGTGCGCACGCCATTTCGAGGCAAGTCTCCGCGAGGCGGCGCCGTCATTGCTCGCCATCCAGCGGGAACTGTGATTGCCACACGACCTGCAGCACCAGCGACTGTGCGGCACGTGCGTCCACGAGGCGGCGGCGTTCCAACTGTGGCCGGCAGCATTGTGCGCAGCATGCGACCACAAGGTGTGCGTCCGGCGCGCGCTCAGCTCGTGCTGCAGACGAGTACAGCGGGCGACGGACAGACGATGCAGATTGTGACGCAGACAACCAAGCAGATAACCATCACGAATCTGGGTCAGCCGACGGCGCCTGGACAACAGATGCAACCGCGTCAAGTCTATCGGCATGTGATCACCGATGCAGCCGGCAatccgcagcagcagccacagcaacaacagcagcagcatccgcCCATGGTGTTGATGCGCCAACCGTTGCGCTATCGTCCAGCGGTGCCCACACAAACTGTGGTGGCACCATCGCCGAGCACAAGTGGCGGCTTGGTGGGTGATCTGGAGGAGCGCATACAAGCAGCTGTTGTGaagaaggagcagcagcagaagccaGCGGGaactgtggcagtggcaacaactggTGGCATTCCCATGCAGCTGGCGACAGCGAATCATGGCAACAGCACCACGTTGACCACCTACTATCAGCCCAGTTCGgcggccaacagcagcagcgaggaggagcaacaacatcagcagcaacaacaacatccgcaacagcaacaacagccagtTGTACGCACAGCAGGAGGCGCCAGCATGAGCGTGGCTGAATTTAAGAAGCGTCAAACATTGACCAGTTCACCAGCGCCAAATGCCACTCAAAACACAGCAGGATTGACGCAGATGCGGCAACAAACACCAGGCACTCTAGTGCGCACCATGGTgcccaagcaacaacagcagcagcaacaacaaccacaaccagtgcagcagcaacagcaacccaATCCTGCTGCTGCGCCACGATTGCTGCCACAGCCGCCACCTCAACAGCAGCGCGTACATGCTGCCGCAcaggcagcgacagcgacgccaCCACAGTCCTCTTCCGTGCAACAGACGTCGCACAACAACTACGAGATACACTCGCAACACGTGCTGAACAATCGAGCCGGCCAACCGATTGCTGATCGCGATCGCAACAGTGCCAAGATGCTGGTGATACTCGCTTCGGGGGAGCAGCGTCTGATCACATTCACCTTACCCAGAGAGTCCTGCACGGTGCAGGATTTGCTGGAGCAAGTGTGCGTGCCTTTTGATAACACCACCACCATCCAATGTGTGGAGCATCGCGGTGCCAATGTTGACTTTGTGGTCACTGTGGGCTTCTCCGTCAACGAATCTGCCAGCGAGCTCATCTCACGTGCCGAGGAGAGTCTCCAGATGAACAGGCAACAGGAGAATGCGGCggccgctgctgcagcggcggcagcagcagcagctgcagcttcagCCAACAcaactgccacgcccactacgtacgcccaacaacaacaacagcagcagcaacaacaacagcagcccaCAAATGCTGCCGAGCAGCTGAAGCGAGAAGCGAACATTGCATCATCAGCAACTGCAACCCAAAACGATGGACCCAAGCTCATAGATGGCTACTATGCTGTGTGTCAACTGTGCGGCTTCACGGGCATGGATCATGCCAAGTGTGAGCGTTGCAAACGCGTCTTCCAGGAGCCGCCCAAGCGTAAATCTTATGTGACCAAATCGAATACCAATGCAGCCGGGATGGGCAGCGTTGGCGTTGCTTCCACCTCGACCGCCTCACCTGGTGGCGAGCTGGTAACGACGGCAGCGGACAAGAAACGTGAATTGGCACGCTTGAAGCAGgctgcggcagcagcagcagcagccgccggaGGAAGCGTCACCTTTGCACCAGGCACAGGCAACGTGCGGGGCAGGGGCATGGCGGCCATTAGAGGTGGAAGGACGCGCAGTGGACGTCGAGTAGCCGAAGTTGATCCCGTGGTGCTGCTGAGCAGTGAGGATGAAGCTGAGCAGGATGATGGTAATGCCGATGGCAGCGCTGCGAGCAATTCGAAGCGCAGTACCAATGGCAATACGAATCAATTGTTTGCCTGCGAACCAATGCTGCCCGATGTGGACGAGGAGGCGCTTTACAAAG atTTTGTGCGCGGCGATGTAACAGATCAAACGGATGCAGCCCAGGGCGAAGCATTCACAACGGAATTAAATTGCAAGTGTCTGCGTCTGTTCCCATATCGCTTTGAAGTCACCGAGCCG GTAAAATTCACGTCGAAGGGCGTGCGCATAGCGGGCATTCTGCCCGATAAGGATGCAAAGTTTGTGCTGAATATTTACAAGCGCGAAGTCATCAAAGTGATTGCTCATTTTGCCAGCTCGGAGCAGGCTCAGCCGCTGGTCACACTCTATATGCTGAAGCGTTGCGCACAGTACGTGAAGACGCAGCTGCAACTGCCTGACGATACGGGCAACGAAC AATTAACCTTCAAGGGCAATGGAAGTCTGCATGAGCGTCGTTTACTATTTGTGTTTGATAGCATCAATTTCTCGGCACGCGAAACTATCAAGTCAATGTTCAACTTTGTGGATGAGATCTCCACAAGCGATGCGGCCGAAATCTTTGAACGCATCGCCGACTCTGATCGCAAGGAATTGGAGAAGACGAAACAAATGCCGCCAAGGCAACTGCGACCGGATGAACAAATCAGTTTGCTGATGTATCCCCCTAAAGGAACGGGTGGATTGTGCATACGCATGGAGGATTATGTGTGCCTCACCAAGGAATCATATTTGAATGACATAATCATTGATTTCTATTTGCTCTGGCTGCGAAATACGCTTATCCCGGAAGCTCTGCGCGAACGTACACACATTTTTAGCACCTTCTTTTACAAACGACTCACAACGCTGACGCGGCCCACGGACATGAAGCAGACAGCGGCCCAGAAGCGTCATGCGCGTGTGCAGAAGTGGACAAAACTGGTGGATATCTTCGACAAGGACTTTATCATTGTCCCCATCAATGAGCAATCGCATTGGTTCCTAGCCATCATCTGTTTCCCCTGCCTCAAGGGGCCCGTTACCTATGATACCAATCAGCCGGTAGAGCCTCAACAGCTGAAGCGACCGCGTGGCAAGAAAGTGCCAATGCAGATTGGCAACACAACTATTACACCACTAGCAAAACGCGACTCCGTCACGTTGCCAACGATGCCCAGCGAAATTTGTCGCATTGCCGACGATGAAAGCGAACGCGACGAAGCGGAAGGTGACGAAAGTGATATGGCATCTGAGGATAGCGAGAACTCCAATCCACCAATAAGCAAAGATGGCACGGCAGCATCGGCAACGACGCCTTCGCCAGCACCAACGCCTCAGACTTCGGCTGGACCCGCCCGCGTCACCAACGACGATGTGCCGGCTGTTAAACAGccattgatattgatatttgaCTCTTTGGCGGGAGCCTCACGTAGTCGAGTGGTGGCAACGCTGCGAGATTATCTTACGTGCGAGTATAAGGTGAAGAAGCCGGATGCGCAGGCGCACATTTTCAACAAGGACAACATGCCGGGCCATTGTGTCAAGGTGCCACAGCAAAATAACTTTACCGACTGTGGCCTTTATCTGCTGCAGTATGTGGAGCAGTTCTTTAAGGAACCCATCAAGGATTATCGGCTGCCTATCAAGCAGCTGACCAACTGGTTCGATTATCTGACTGTGACCAAGAAGCGTGAGGATATTGCTCAGCTAATACAGCAACTAATGGACGAGAGCAACGGCAATCAGCGTCTGATATTGCCAGTGATTGAGTTCCCCACGCTTAATGGACAACTTGTCGAGTATCCCGAGGAGACGGAAAGTGCCGAATTCGAGGAGGAAGAGGGACACGACGACGAAGAGCACGCTAGCGATGCG CATGATGATAGCGGTAATACTGAGATGGAAGTGGATCCTACGGCCGAAGAGTTGCAGACTGCAAAGGCTGCGGCACAGTCATCAACTGCAGCCACTGTGACCACGAGCACGACCACAACGACTGTGCTGCCTGGAACTACCACAGCACGTCGCTTTGTGCTAAAGCGTCGTTTGCAGAACGGAGCTGTCGGCAGTCCAAGCGGCGCCAATGGGGCCGACAACAACACTGGAAACCAGATGGTGCCTCAGTTGATTAACTCTCCCGCCCTTAGTGTGGGCGCCAGTAATAACAGCAGTAATGCCGTCTCCTCACCGAGTAATCTACTAACGAATCGGATGGCTGGCGTTGGTAGCGGTAGTCTGAAAATACGCAAGATTGAACCATAG
- the LOC117567418 gene encoding uncharacterized protein LOC117567418 isoform X1, producing the protein MEQYIAIEDMEMKPVYSDLQVVQVPHDEVGSLVLQDDQQLVFNDQQQVVYQTAAPAQYQQPQPTATASHYITLGADLQQQQQQQQQQQQQQEVQQQQQQQQQVVMHHQHQQVHYQQQQQQEVQQQQQLHLEQQQQQYVQQQQQQQPAIQHTQQIYYTSDQVLQSNTIVQHASMQQLQQQQQQKKQQQQVLQQQQQQYQQQQQQHPAYQQQSTSLVQAAPQQQPQLLQSPQHQQQTLQLQTSPAQQQQQQPQHQQIVYRMTTTQQQQRQIQMLNNTHVIVQQPTGPPVLIQAPQHQELMLRQATAIPQQGINIHSYNNRLVYTTSPQQQQQQQQHVLHNVQQQQQQQLQLQAQTAHLVQTRVVPQQTNNVVFQQVQMQKTPLQQQQQQQQQQQQQQQQQQQAVQQPQLVATTAQLVRTPFRGKSPRGGAVIARHPAGTVIATRPAAPATVRHVRPRGGGVPTVAGSIVRSMRPQGVRPARAQLVLQTSTAGDGQTMQIVTQTTKQITITNLGQPTAPGQQMQPRQVYRHVITDAAGNPQQQPQQQQQQHPPMVLMRQPLRYRPAVPTQTVVAPSPSTSGGLVGDLEERIQAAVVKKEQQQKPAGTVAVATTGGIPMQLATANHGNSTTLTTYYQPSSAANSSSEEEQQHQQQQQHPQQQQQPVVRTAGGASMSVAEFKKRQTLTSSPAPNATQNTAGLTQMRQQTPGTLVRTMVPKQQQQQQQQPQPVQQQQQPNPAAAPRLLPQPPPQQQRVHAAAQAATATPPQSSSVQQTSHNNYEIHSQHVLNNRAGQPIADRDRNSAKMLVILASGEQRLITFTLPRESCTVQDLLEQVCVPFDNTTTIQCVEHRGANVDFVVTVGFSVNESASELISRAEESLQMNRQQENAAAAAAAAAAAAAAASANTTATPTTYAQQQQQQQQQQQQPTNAAEQLKREANIASSATATQNDGPKLIDGYYAVCQLCGFTGMDHAKCERCKRVFQEPPKRKSYVTKSNTNAAGMGSVGVASTSTASPGGELVTTAADKKRELARLKQAAAAAAAAAGGSVTFAPGTGNVRGRGMAAIRGGRTRSGRRVAEVDPVVLLSSEDEAEQDDGNADGSAASNSKRSTNGNTNQLFACEPMLPDVDEEALYKDFVRGDVTDQTDAAQGEAFTTELNCKCLRLFPYRFEVTEPVKFTSKGVRIAGILPDKDAKFVLNIYKREVIKVIAHFASSEQAQPLVTLYMLKRCAQYVKTQLQLPDDTGNEQLTFKGNGSLHERRLLFVFDSINFSARETIKSMFNFVDEISTSDAAEIFERIADSDRKELEKTKQMPPRQLRPDEQISLLMYPPKGTGGLCIRMEDYVCLTKESYLNDIIIDFYLLWLRNTLIPEALRERTHIFSTFFYKRLTTLTRPTDMKQTAAQKRHARVQKWTKLVDIFDKDFIIVPINEQSHWFLAIICFPCLKGPVTYDTNQPVEPQQLKRPRGKKVPMQIGNTTITPLAKRDSVTLPTMPSEICRIADDESERDEAEGDESDMASEDSENSNPPISKDGTAASATTPSPAPTPQTSAGPARVTNDDVPAVKQPLILIFDSLAGASRSRVVATLRDYLTCEYKVKKPDAQAHIFNKDNMPGHCVKVPQQNNFTDCGLYLLQYVEQFFKEPIKDYRLPIKQLTNWFDYLTVTKKREDIAQLIQQLMDESNGNQRLILPVIEFPTLNGQLVEYPEETESAEFEEEEGHDDEEHASDAHDDSGNTEMEVDPTAEELQTAKAAAQSSTAATVTTSTTTTTVLPGTTTARRFVLKRRLQNGAVGSPSGANGADNNTGNQMVPQLINSPALSVGASNNSSNAVSSPSNLLTNRMAGVGSGSLKIRKIEP; encoded by the exons ATGGAACAATATATTGCCATTGAGGACATGGAGATGAAGCCCGTTTATTCGGATCTGCAGGTGGTGCAAGTACCACACGACGAAGTAGGT TCCTTGGTGCTGCAAGATGATCAGCAACTAGTGTTCAACGATCAGCAGCAAGTGGTTTATCAAACAGCGGCACCAGCGCAGTATCAGCAACCACAGCCAACGGCAACCGCAAGTCATTACATTACCCTTGGTGCTGatctgcaacagcagcagcaacaacaacaacaacagcagcagcagcaggaagtgcaacaacagcagcagcaacagcagcaagttgtcatgcatcatcagcatcagcaagttcattatcagcagcagcagcaacaagaagttcaacagcaacaacagttgcatctagagcagcagcagcaacaatatgtgcaacagcagcaacaacaacaacccgcCATTCAACATACTCAACAAATCTATTACACATCTGATCAGGTGTTACAATCGAATACAATTGTGCAACACGCCTCcatgcagcaactgcaacagcagcagcagcaaaagaaacaacagcaacaagtgctgcagcagcaacagcagcaataccaacaacagcagcaacaacatcccGCCTATCAGCAACAAAGCACGTCTCTGGTGCAAGCAGcaccgcaacaacaaccgcaacttCTGCAGAGtccacagcatcagcagcaaacgttgcagttgcaaacGTCAcctgcccagcagcagcaacagcagccacaacatcAGCAGATTGTCTACCGCATGACGAccacgcaacaacaacagcggcagatA CAGATGCTAAACAACACACATGTGATAGTTCAACAGCCAACTGGACCTCCGGTATTGATACAAGCACCACAGCACCAGGAATTGATGTTGCGACAGGCAACAGCGATACCGCAGCAAGGCATCAACATACATTCGTACAACAATCGGTTGGTGTATACAACatcgccacagcagcagcaacaacagcagcagcacgtgCTGCATAacgtgcaacaacagcagcagcaacagttgcaacttcAAGCACAAACCGCACACTTGGTGCAAACGCGTGTTGTGCCACAGCAAACGAATAACGTCGTCTTTCAGCAAGTGCAGATGCAAAAGACGCctctgcaacaacagcaacaacaacagcagcaacaacaacaacaacagcagcagcaacaacaagctgtGCAACAGCCACAATTAGTGGCAACTACCGCTCAATTGGTGCGCACGCCATTTCGAGGCAAGTCTCCGCGAGGCGGCGCCGTCATTGCTCGCCATCCAGCGGGAACTGTGATTGCCACACGACCTGCAGCACCAGCGACTGTGCGGCACGTGCGTCCACGAGGCGGCGGCGTTCCAACTGTGGCCGGCAGCATTGTGCGCAGCATGCGACCACAAGGTGTGCGTCCGGCGCGCGCTCAGCTCGTGCTGCAGACGAGTACAGCGGGCGACGGACAGACGATGCAGATTGTGACGCAGACAACCAAGCAGATAACCATCACGAATCTGGGTCAGCCGACGGCGCCTGGACAACAGATGCAACCGCGTCAAGTCTATCGGCATGTGATCACCGATGCAGCCGGCAatccgcagcagcagccacagcaacaacagcagcagcatccgcCCATGGTGTTGATGCGCCAACCGTTGCGCTATCGTCCAGCGGTGCCCACACAAACTGTGGTGGCACCATCGCCGAGCACAAGTGGCGGCTTGGTGGGTGATCTGGAGGAGCGCATACAAGCAGCTGTTGTGaagaaggagcagcagcagaagccaGCGGGaactgtggcagtggcaacaactggTGGCATTCCCATGCAGCTGGCGACAGCGAATCATGGCAACAGCACCACGTTGACCACCTACTATCAGCCCAGTTCGgcggccaacagcagcagcgaggaggagcaacaacatcagcagcaacaacaacatccgcaacagcaacaacagccagtTGTACGCACAGCAGGAGGCGCCAGCATGAGCGTGGCTGAATTTAAGAAGCGTCAAACATTGACCAGTTCACCAGCGCCAAATGCCACTCAAAACACAGCAGGATTGACGCAGATGCGGCAACAAACACCAGGCACTCTAGTGCGCACCATGGTgcccaagcaacaacagcagcagcaacaacaaccacaaccagtgcagcagcaacagcaacccaATCCTGCTGCTGCGCCACGATTGCTGCCACAGCCGCCACCTCAACAGCAGCGCGTACATGCTGCCGCAcaggcagcgacagcgacgccaCCACAGTCCTCTTCCGTGCAACAGACGTCGCACAACAACTACGAGATACACTCGCAACACGTGCTGAACAATCGAGCCGGCCAACCGATTGCTGATCGCGATCGCAACAGTGCCAAGATGCTGGTGATACTCGCTTCGGGGGAGCAGCGTCTGATCACATTCACCTTACCCAGAGAGTCCTGCACGGTGCAGGATTTGCTGGAGCAAGTGTGCGTGCCTTTTGATAACACCACCACCATCCAATGTGTGGAGCATCGCGGTGCCAATGTTGACTTTGTGGTCACTGTGGGCTTCTCCGTCAACGAATCTGCCAGCGAGCTCATCTCACGTGCCGAGGAGAGTCTCCAGATGAACAGGCAACAGGAGAATGCGGCggccgctgctgcagcggcggcagcagcagcagctgcagcttcagCCAACAcaactgccacgcccactacgtacgcccaacaacaacaacagcagcagcaacaacaacagcagcccaCAAATGCTGCCGAGCAGCTGAAGCGAGAAGCGAACATTGCATCATCAGCAACTGCAACCCAAAACGATGGACCCAAGCTCATAGATGGCTACTATGCTGTGTGTCAACTGTGCGGCTTCACGGGCATGGATCATGCCAAGTGTGAGCGTTGCAAACGCGTCTTCCAGGAGCCGCCCAAGCGTAAATCTTATGTGACCAAATCGAATACCAATGCAGCCGGGATGGGCAGCGTTGGCGTTGCTTCCACCTCGACCGCCTCACCTGGTGGCGAGCTGGTAACGACGGCAGCGGACAAGAAACGTGAATTGGCACGCTTGAAGCAGgctgcggcagcagcagcagcagccgccggaGGAAGCGTCACCTTTGCACCAGGCACAGGCAACGTGCGGGGCAGGGGCATGGCGGCCATTAGAGGTGGAAGGACGCGCAGTGGACGTCGAGTAGCCGAAGTTGATCCCGTGGTGCTGCTGAGCAGTGAGGATGAAGCTGAGCAGGATGATGGTAATGCCGATGGCAGCGCTGCGAGCAATTCGAAGCGCAGTACCAATGGCAATACGAATCAATTGTTTGCCTGCGAACCAATGCTGCCCGATGTGGACGAGGAGGCGCTTTACAAAG atTTTGTGCGCGGCGATGTAACAGATCAAACGGATGCAGCCCAGGGCGAAGCATTCACAACGGAATTAAATTGCAAGTGTCTGCGTCTGTTCCCATATCGCTTTGAAGTCACCGAGCCG GTAAAATTCACGTCGAAGGGCGTGCGCATAGCGGGCATTCTGCCCGATAAGGATGCAAAGTTTGTGCTGAATATTTACAAGCGCGAAGTCATCAAAGTGATTGCTCATTTTGCCAGCTCGGAGCAGGCTCAGCCGCTGGTCACACTCTATATGCTGAAGCGTTGCGCACAGTACGTGAAGACGCAGCTGCAACTGCCTGACGATACGGGCAACGAAC AATTAACCTTCAAGGGCAATGGAAGTCTGCATGAGCGTCGTTTACTATTTGTGTTTGATAGCATCAATTTCTCGGCACGCGAAACTATCAAGTCAATGTTCAACTTTGTGGATGAGATCTCCACAAGCGATGCGGCCGAAATCTTTGAACGCATCGCCGACTCTGATCGCAAGGAATTGGAGAAGACGAAACAAATGCCGCCAAGGCAACTGCGACCGGATGAACAAATCAGTTTGCTGATGTATCCCCCTAAAGGAACGGGTGGATTGTGCATACGCATGGAGGATTATGTGTGCCTCACCAAGGAATCATATTTGAATGACATAATCATTGATTTCTATTTGCTCTGGCTGCGAAATACGCTTATCCCGGAAGCTCTGCGCGAACGTACACACATTTTTAGCACCTTCTTTTACAAACGACTCACAACGCTGACGCGGCCCACGGACATGAAGCAGACAGCGGCCCAGAAGCGTCATGCGCGTGTGCAGAAGTGGACAAAACTGGTGGATATCTTCGACAAGGACTTTATCATTGTCCCCATCAATGAGCAATCGCATTGGTTCCTAGCCATCATCTGTTTCCCCTGCCTCAAGGGGCCCGTTACCTATGATACCAATCAGCCGGTAGAGCCTCAACAGCTGAAGCGACCGCGTGGCAAGAAAGTGCCAATGCAGATTGGCAACACAACTATTACACCACTAGCAAAACGCGACTCCGTCACGTTGCCAACGATGCCCAGCGAAATTTGTCGCATTGCCGACGATGAAAGCGAACGCGACGAAGCGGAAGGTGACGAAAGTGATATGGCATCTGAGGATAGCGAGAACTCCAATCCACCAATAAGCAAAGATGGCACGGCAGCATCGGCAACGACGCCTTCGCCAGCACCAACGCCTCAGACTTCGGCTGGACCCGCCCGCGTCACCAACGACGATGTGCCGGCTGTTAAACAGccattgatattgatatttgaCTCTTTGGCGGGAGCCTCACGTAGTCGAGTGGTGGCAACGCTGCGAGATTATCTTACGTGCGAGTATAAGGTGAAGAAGCCGGATGCGCAGGCGCACATTTTCAACAAGGACAACATGCCGGGCCATTGTGTCAAGGTGCCACAGCAAAATAACTTTACCGACTGTGGCCTTTATCTGCTGCAGTATGTGGAGCAGTTCTTTAAGGAACCCATCAAGGATTATCGGCTGCCTATCAAGCAGCTGACCAACTGGTTCGATTATCTGACTGTGACCAAGAAGCGTGAGGATATTGCTCAGCTAATACAGCAACTAATGGACGAGAGCAACGGCAATCAGCGTCTGATATTGCCAGTGATTGAGTTCCCCACGCTTAATGGACAACTTGTCGAGTATCCCGAGGAGACGGAAAGTGCCGAATTCGAGGAGGAAGAGGGACACGACGACGAAGAGCACGCTAGCGATGCG CATGATGATAGCGGTAATACTGAGATGGAAGTGGATCCTACGGCCGAAGAGTTGCAGACTGCAAAGGCTGCGGCACAGTCATCAACTGCAGCCACTGTGACCACGAGCACGACCACAACGACTGTGCTGCCTGGAACTACCACAGCACGTCGCTTTGTGCTAAAGCGTCGTTTGCAGAACGGAGCTGTCGGCAGTCCAAGCGGCGCCAATGGGGCCGACAACAACACTGGAAACCAGATGGTGCCTCAGTTGATTAACTCTCCCGCCCTTAGTGTGGGCGCCAGTAATAACAGCAGTAATGCCGTCTCCTCACCGAGTAATCTACTAACGAATCGGATGGCTGGCGTTGGTAGCGGTAGTCTGAAAATACGCAAGATTGAACCATAG